A portion of the Stigmatella aurantiaca DW4/3-1 genome contains these proteins:
- a CDS encoding response regulator, translating into MNERLNVLVVDDEYPVLVTAAAILSEDFRVMTATNAEAALRLLSQHTFDVLCTDFNMPGRNGIQLLREATTVQPHLSGVLVTGHREYLEKRDKYDAQGLYYLLIKPYQPTQLVELIHRAAESSRLKRMMSSLSSELGAWKRAL; encoded by the coding sequence ATGAACGAGCGGCTCAATGTTCTGGTTGTGGATGACGAGTACCCCGTGCTCGTCACCGCAGCCGCGATTCTTTCCGAAGATTTCCGGGTCATGACGGCCACGAACGCCGAGGCCGCGCTGCGGTTGCTCTCGCAGCACACGTTCGATGTGCTGTGCACGGACTTCAACATGCCTGGCCGCAACGGCATTCAGCTGCTGCGCGAGGCCACCACCGTGCAGCCGCACCTGTCGGGCGTGCTGGTCACCGGCCACCGGGAGTATCTGGAGAAGCGCGACAAGTACGATGCGCAGGGGCTGTACTACCTGCTCATCAAGCCCTACCAGCCCACGCAGCTCGTGGAGCTGATCCACCGGGCGGCGGAGTCCTCGCGGCTCAAGCGGATGATGAGCTCGCTTTCGTCCGAGCTGGGGGCCTGGAAGCGAGCGCTGTGA
- a CDS encoding response regulator, producing the protein MKDPGLPRQRLLLVEDDPGNRMTLTMLLEDEGFAVVTADSFARATQLLSNAPRYDAVLLDSRLGDGDGRSLIPLVRRKLPDAKLVLVTGWLDEAGRCDLADAVFQKGKHFDELLACLARLLPSDP; encoded by the coding sequence ATGAAAGACCCGGGGCTGCCGCGTCAGCGCCTGTTGCTGGTGGAGGACGACCCTGGCAACCGGATGACCCTCACGATGCTGCTGGAGGATGAGGGCTTCGCCGTCGTCACCGCCGACTCCTTCGCGCGCGCCACCCAGCTGCTGAGCAACGCGCCGCGGTATGATGCCGTGCTGCTGGATTCCCGGCTGGGGGATGGTGACGGGCGCAGCCTCATTCCCCTGGTGCGCCGCAAGCTGCCCGACGCGAAGCTGGTGCTCGTGACCGGGTGGCTGGACGAGGCCGGGCGGTGTGACTTGGCCGATGCGGTCTTCCAGAAGGGCAAGCACTTCGATGAGCTGCTGGCGTGTCTGGCCCGGCTGCTCCCCTCTGACCCGTGA
- a CDS encoding RedB protein has product MSSARARWVLAVTGLLWVGAVAGGMTVLARYAYTAGPLSASPARWPGDSALRPTPGHFLLVMLAHPLCPCTRASLTELQEVMARAGSRVDAHVLFLRPERAAAAWEQGPLWQRAASIPGVTVSKDEGGVEARRFGATTSGHVLLFDAGGQLRFSGGITDSRGHEGNNAGRAAVEALLAREEARAQSPVYGCALEDPRPLLAGGARP; this is encoded by the coding sequence ATGAGCTCGGCGCGGGCGCGCTGGGTGCTCGCCGTCACGGGCTTGCTGTGGGTGGGAGCGGTGGCCGGGGGGATGACGGTGCTGGCGCGCTACGCGTACACCGCGGGTCCCCTCTCCGCCTCCCCGGCGCGCTGGCCCGGGGACAGCGCCCTGCGGCCCACCCCGGGGCACTTCCTGCTGGTGATGCTGGCGCACCCGTTGTGCCCCTGCACCCGCGCGAGCCTGACGGAGCTTCAGGAGGTGATGGCGCGGGCCGGCTCGCGCGTGGACGCCCACGTGCTCTTCTTGCGCCCCGAGCGCGCGGCCGCCGCGTGGGAGCAGGGGCCGCTGTGGCAGCGCGCCGCCTCCATCCCGGGCGTCACCGTGAGCAAGGATGAGGGGGGTGTGGAGGCCCGGCGGTTCGGGGCCACCACCTCGGGCCATGTGCTGCTCTTCGATGCCGGGGGCCAGCTGCGCTTCAGCGGCGGCATCACGGACTCGCGGGGGCATGAGGGCAACAACGCCGGGCGCGCCGCGGTCGAGGCGCTGCTGGCGCGGGAAGAGGCCCGTGCCCAGTCCCCCGTTTATGGCTGCGCGCTGGAGGATCCGCGGCCGCTGCTGGCCGGAGGCGCGAGGCCATGA
- a CDS encoding serine/threonine-protein kinase PknK has translation MAPPALEKDVPNVPAALTPGTKVGAYVIEDVLSSGGFGVVHRARDGEQRQVAIKVSKHSARSITAQELVWQQNEIEALTRLRHPALVEVLGYGFLEDGRLYLVMELVRGEVLGQYLQRRGPLEALEALQLTRRIAEALAWCHEAKVLHLDLKPANIIITDAVEPRVKVLDFGLARLSSGFRTHEGGPVAGTLSYLAPECFFGAVDRFSEQVDLYALGTLLYEMLSLRLPFPNDKPYAEVGTLKRSGAMTPLEEACPRVPSAVAALVRSLLEPEPEQRFGGAARLAIRLQAVYFDLLRGRVGHRESTPSPVPAQLAQEVPFVGRQRELTLLQEAVDALVDCQGRALMLVGEAGMGKSRLISEVLLHPEGGMRLLVGYGRCRQLGELVPYSPLREALGQLVDRMMGLRGEPGQRVRGVAGVSLTDEAQELLRLVPELARLLPSKSGRGTEGALVQGLGPERVGKALGHLFSAVGAVYPLVLVLEDVHWSDEGTLAVLSRLTAEPPPGVLLLCTTRPPPRLARSGALRMLTLHPLSAEENELLLATLVGGAASSVVRTLMQWVPFLAMGNPLAGVRIIQDLQHGGYLSRDAEGRIRLSERLRGEYRPPEAVSTVMGCALEVPARRVLRVAALIGRRFLGSDLAALGLFTQEEVRTALVAAEAQRLCSSSGDTCTFSSESVRERLAAYEVELEEDDAAIHRRIAERLRQRNAPSATLGPHWEKAGETMRAASVYVEAGLEAERLLEPIAASQHLRKAYLLLCTLPGSVERDALLVRALCERIRVGGMLGQGAEMLQCLESCAALPHLTPVQALSLKSASARVYYAQGDFIRALDFSRQCLALPVEGAPRGLLCVPKNIVGRALCSTGRFGPAVPVLSEAVALAAEAGEAVEQAHSEGLLALSLAYCGEYRQARECVASASRMALRLGNPVRMVASLFYSAAVAEAGFRWDEGVKRTAEMLAYTEANGITGVYLCVALIYAGRQQFHVGQLGRARHLLQQALEVMRRQDTRYGQPVAYAFLGDVEFVAGRLEEARLAYARGLELSTDGAQNEHAEALCLVGQAHLEALAGGEVERVRTLGSEAVARLKAAGNLSSLVLALQRSAEALEELGDSAGAAPLFEEWRQLAARLGLTEYDFWPRVVPGPPGEPLAPRRFWRLNSEKSLGASPSSSPMEPGDSDDETVVRAIVPSETEKP, from the coding sequence ATGGCCCCTCCTGCCCTGGAAAAGGACGTTCCGAACGTCCCCGCCGCACTGACGCCCGGGACGAAGGTGGGCGCCTACGTCATCGAGGACGTCCTGAGCTCCGGCGGCTTCGGCGTGGTGCACCGCGCGCGCGACGGCGAGCAGCGGCAGGTGGCCATCAAGGTCAGCAAGCACTCGGCCCGCTCCATCACCGCGCAGGAGCTCGTCTGGCAGCAGAATGAAATCGAGGCGCTCACGCGGTTGCGGCACCCCGCGCTCGTGGAGGTGCTCGGCTACGGCTTCCTGGAGGATGGGCGGCTGTACCTGGTGATGGAGCTGGTGCGGGGCGAGGTGCTGGGCCAGTACCTCCAGCGGCGGGGGCCGTTGGAGGCGCTGGAGGCGCTCCAGCTCACCCGCCGCATCGCCGAGGCGCTCGCCTGGTGCCACGAGGCCAAGGTGCTGCACCTGGACCTCAAGCCCGCCAACATCATCATCACGGACGCGGTGGAGCCCCGGGTGAAGGTGCTGGACTTCGGCCTGGCGCGGCTGTCCAGCGGGTTCCGCACCCACGAGGGGGGGCCCGTGGCGGGCACGCTCTCGTACCTGGCGCCCGAGTGCTTCTTCGGGGCGGTGGACCGCTTCAGCGAGCAGGTGGACCTCTACGCGCTGGGGACGCTGCTGTACGAGATGCTCTCGCTGCGCCTGCCGTTTCCCAACGACAAGCCCTATGCGGAGGTGGGCACGCTCAAGCGCTCCGGGGCGATGACGCCGCTGGAGGAAGCGTGCCCCCGGGTGCCTTCCGCGGTGGCGGCGCTGGTGCGCTCGCTGCTGGAGCCCGAGCCGGAGCAGCGCTTTGGCGGGGCGGCGCGGCTGGCCATCCGGCTCCAGGCCGTCTACTTCGACTTGCTGAGGGGGCGGGTGGGGCACCGCGAGTCCACGCCCTCGCCCGTGCCCGCGCAGCTCGCGCAGGAGGTGCCCTTCGTGGGGCGCCAGCGCGAGCTGACGTTGCTGCAAGAGGCGGTGGATGCCCTCGTCGATTGCCAGGGCCGCGCGCTCATGCTGGTGGGCGAGGCGGGCATGGGCAAGAGCCGGCTCATCTCCGAGGTGTTGCTGCACCCGGAGGGCGGGATGCGGCTGCTGGTGGGCTACGGCCGCTGCCGGCAGCTCGGGGAGCTGGTGCCCTACTCCCCGTTGCGCGAGGCGCTGGGGCAACTGGTGGACCGGATGATGGGCCTGCGGGGCGAGCCCGGGCAGCGGGTGCGCGGCGTCGCGGGCGTGTCGCTCACGGACGAGGCCCAGGAGCTGCTGCGGCTGGTGCCGGAGTTGGCCCGGCTGCTGCCCAGCAAGTCCGGCCGCGGCACCGAGGGCGCCCTCGTCCAGGGGCTGGGCCCGGAGCGCGTGGGCAAGGCCCTCGGGCACCTGTTCTCCGCCGTGGGGGCGGTTTACCCCCTGGTGCTGGTGCTGGAGGATGTGCACTGGTCGGACGAGGGCACCCTGGCGGTGCTCTCGCGGCTGACGGCGGAGCCGCCACCCGGGGTGCTGCTGCTGTGCACCACCCGCCCGCCGCCGCGCCTGGCGCGCAGTGGGGCGCTGCGGATGCTGACGCTCCACCCCCTGAGCGCCGAGGAGAACGAGCTCCTGCTGGCGACGCTCGTGGGCGGCGCGGCGTCCTCGGTGGTGCGCACGCTGATGCAGTGGGTGCCCTTCCTGGCCATGGGCAACCCGCTGGCGGGCGTGCGCATCATCCAGGACCTGCAACACGGCGGTTACCTCTCGCGGGACGCGGAGGGCCGCATCCGCCTGTCCGAGCGCCTGCGCGGCGAGTACCGGCCGCCGGAGGCCGTCTCCACCGTGATGGGGTGTGCGCTGGAGGTGCCCGCGCGGAGGGTGCTCCGGGTGGCGGCGCTCATCGGCCGGCGGTTCCTCGGCTCGGATCTCGCGGCGCTGGGGCTGTTCACCCAGGAGGAGGTCCGCACCGCGCTCGTCGCGGCGGAGGCGCAGCGGCTGTGCTCCTCCTCGGGCGACACGTGCACCTTCTCGAGCGAGAGCGTGCGCGAGCGGCTCGCGGCCTACGAGGTGGAGCTGGAGGAGGACGACGCGGCCATCCACCGGCGCATCGCCGAGCGGCTGCGGCAGCGCAACGCGCCCTCGGCGACGCTCGGTCCCCACTGGGAGAAGGCCGGCGAGACGATGCGGGCCGCCAGCGTCTACGTGGAGGCGGGGCTGGAGGCGGAGCGGCTGCTGGAGCCCATTGCCGCCAGCCAGCACCTGCGCAAGGCCTACCTGCTGCTCTGCACGTTGCCGGGCTCGGTGGAGCGGGATGCCCTGCTGGTGCGGGCGCTGTGTGAGCGGATCCGGGTCGGCGGCATGCTGGGACAAGGGGCCGAGATGCTCCAGTGCCTGGAGTCCTGCGCGGCGCTGCCCCACCTCACGCCGGTGCAGGCGCTGTCGCTCAAGAGCGCGTCCGCGCGGGTGTATTACGCGCAAGGAGATTTCATCCGCGCGCTGGACTTCAGCCGTCAGTGCCTCGCGCTGCCCGTGGAGGGCGCGCCGCGAGGGCTCCTCTGCGTGCCGAAGAACATCGTGGGCCGGGCGCTGTGCAGCACGGGCCGGTTCGGACCGGCGGTCCCCGTGCTCTCGGAGGCGGTGGCGCTGGCGGCGGAGGCGGGCGAGGCCGTGGAGCAGGCCCACTCCGAGGGGCTGCTGGCCCTCTCCCTGGCCTACTGCGGCGAGTACCGCCAGGCGCGGGAGTGTGTGGCCTCGGCCTCGCGCATGGCGCTGCGGTTGGGCAACCCGGTGCGCATGGTGGCCTCGCTTTTCTATTCGGCCGCCGTGGCCGAGGCCGGGTTTCGCTGGGACGAAGGGGTGAAGCGCACCGCGGAGATGCTGGCGTACACCGAGGCCAACGGCATCACCGGGGTGTACCTGTGCGTGGCGCTGATCTACGCCGGGCGCCAGCAGTTCCACGTGGGCCAGCTGGGCCGGGCCAGGCACCTGCTCCAGCAGGCGCTCGAGGTGATGCGGCGGCAGGACACCCGCTACGGCCAGCCCGTGGCCTACGCCTTCCTGGGGGATGTGGAGTTCGTGGCGGGCCGTCTGGAGGAAGCCCGGCTCGCCTATGCGCGGGGCCTGGAGCTGTCCACCGATGGCGCGCAGAATGAACACGCCGAGGCCTTGTGCCTCGTGGGACAGGCCCACCTGGAGGCGCTGGCAGGCGGTGAGGTGGAGCGGGTGCGGACGCTGGGAAGCGAGGCGGTGGCGCGGCTCAAGGCGGCCGGCAACCTGAGCAGCCTCGTGCTGGCGTTGCAACGCTCCGCGGAGGCGCTGGAGGAGCTGGGCGACAGCGCGGGCGCGGCGCCGCTGTTCGAGGAGTGGCGTCAGCTGGCGGCGCGGCTGGGGCTCACGGAGTACGACTTCTGGCCGCGCGTGGTGCCCGGGCCTCCGGGAGAGCCCCTGGCGCCGCGGCGGTTCTGGCGCCTGAACAGCGAGAAGTCACTGGGGGCCAGCCCCAGCTCCAGCCCGATGGAGCCGGGAGACAGCGACGACGAGACCGTGGTGCGGGCCATCGTCCCCTCGGAGACCGAGAAGCCCTGA
- a CDS encoding sensor histidine kinase — MSTAAVERTPEQRLEERTVRLFTQHQQEVWQRVDRLFAGLMLTQWLFAIALALFVSPYSWEGRARELHLHVYMAVLLGGVLSAFPISLVCLRPGTALTRHVVAISQMLWSALLIHLTGGRIETHFHIFGSLAFLAFYRDWPVLVSASGVVVVDHVLRGMFWPESIYGADTMQGWRFLEHAFWVGTMDLLLIYSCSRGLWEMRQMAARQAAAELASEGEHEKSLALDQALQGLRAAQEQAIRVEKLAAVGQLAASVGHELRNPLAAVRNAHTYLAKRLAKPEQAVGDARVPQLLGLMDRELGNCTRIISDLLDFARERPLMLQPCPLRPLVEEAIGVVPPRESVRVLNQVPEQLPVPMLDREQFRQVLINLVQNAVEAIPAERVGQVVVRAEEGGEGSLSLRVVDDGEGIPANVLPHIFEPLFTTKARGTGLGLAIVASRVQRHGGSLNVLSQSGQGSEFIIQLPGVAARAA; from the coding sequence ATGAGCACGGCGGCCGTGGAGCGCACGCCGGAGCAGCGGCTGGAAGAGCGGACCGTGCGGCTCTTCACCCAGCACCAGCAGGAGGTGTGGCAGCGGGTGGATCGGCTCTTCGCTGGGCTGATGCTGACGCAGTGGCTGTTCGCCATCGCCCTGGCGCTCTTCGTCTCCCCGTACAGCTGGGAGGGCCGCGCGCGCGAGCTGCACCTGCACGTGTACATGGCGGTGTTGCTCGGCGGGGTGCTGAGCGCCTTTCCCATCAGCCTGGTGTGCCTGCGTCCGGGCACGGCGCTCACCCGGCACGTGGTGGCCATCTCGCAGATGCTCTGGTCCGCGCTGCTCATCCACCTGACGGGGGGCCGCATCGAGACGCACTTCCACATCTTCGGCTCGCTGGCCTTCCTCGCCTTCTACCGGGACTGGCCCGTACTGGTGAGCGCCTCTGGCGTGGTGGTGGTGGACCATGTCCTGCGCGGCATGTTTTGGCCCGAGTCCATCTATGGGGCGGACACCATGCAAGGGTGGCGCTTTCTGGAGCACGCCTTCTGGGTGGGCACGATGGATCTGCTGCTCATCTACTCGTGCTCCAGGGGCTTGTGGGAGATGCGGCAGATGGCCGCGCGCCAGGCGGCCGCGGAGTTGGCCTCCGAGGGCGAGCACGAGAAGTCGCTCGCGCTGGACCAGGCCCTCCAGGGGTTGCGTGCCGCCCAGGAGCAGGCCATTCGCGTGGAGAAGCTGGCCGCCGTGGGGCAGCTGGCCGCCAGCGTGGGCCACGAGTTGCGCAACCCGCTGGCTGCTGTGCGCAATGCGCACACCTACCTGGCCAAGCGGCTGGCCAAGCCCGAGCAGGCCGTGGGGGACGCGCGCGTGCCGCAGCTGCTGGGGCTGATGGACCGGGAGCTGGGCAATTGCACCCGCATCATTTCGGACTTGTTGGATTTCGCGCGGGAGCGGCCCCTCATGCTCCAGCCTTGTCCCTTGAGGCCATTGGTGGAGGAGGCCATCGGTGTGGTACCTCCTCGGGAGTCCGTGCGCGTTCTCAATCAGGTCCCCGAGCAGTTGCCCGTGCCCATGCTGGACCGGGAGCAGTTCCGCCAGGTGCTCATCAACCTCGTGCAGAACGCGGTGGAGGCCATTCCGGCCGAGCGCGTGGGCCAGGTGGTGGTGCGCGCGGAAGAGGGCGGCGAAGGCTCCCTGAGCTTGCGCGTGGTGGATGATGGAGAGGGCATTCCCGCCAACGTGCTGCCCCACATCTTCGAGCCCCTGTTCACCACCAAGGCCCGGGGCACCGGCCTGGGGCTGGCCATCGTCGCCAGCCGCGTGCAGCGCCATGGCGGCAGCCTGAACGTGTTGAGCCAGAGCGGGCAAGGCAGTGAGTTCATCATCCAGTTACCGGGTGTGGCCGCCCGGGCGGCCTGA
- a CDS encoding DUF72 domain-containing protein, with protein sequence MIRFGPAGWTYKDWEGVVYPRLRSKGFEPLEAMASLFDTVEINTSFYRPVSPQNAHRWLERTAAHPHFRFTAKLWRRFTHERSEPWTEEEVRWARVGLTVLHEAGRLGAVLVQFPWSFRNTPENRDWVDGLVGAFEGLPLVLEVRHASWNEPSYYAELAERGLDCVNIDQPLFKDSLAPSARATAAVGYVRVHGRNYKDWFRQRAAPIERYDYLYSAQELAPWAERTKEIAQHPRVRDVYVITNNHARGQGVANALMLQAMVTGQRVKAPETLLRAYPEALGPYVRPEAPREAPPP encoded by the coding sequence ATGATCCGGTTTGGCCCTGCGGGGTGGACATATAAGGACTGGGAAGGGGTGGTGTACCCTCGACTTCGGTCCAAGGGATTCGAGCCGCTGGAGGCCATGGCCTCGCTGTTCGATACGGTGGAAATCAATACCTCCTTTTACCGCCCCGTGAGCCCCCAGAACGCGCACCGGTGGCTGGAACGCACGGCGGCCCACCCTCACTTCCGCTTCACGGCGAAACTCTGGCGGCGCTTCACCCATGAGCGCTCGGAACCCTGGACAGAGGAGGAGGTCCGGTGGGCACGTGTAGGCCTCACGGTGCTGCACGAGGCCGGGCGGCTGGGGGCGGTGCTGGTGCAGTTCCCCTGGTCCTTCCGCAACACCCCGGAGAACCGGGATTGGGTGGACGGGCTGGTGGGGGCGTTCGAGGGGCTGCCGCTGGTGCTGGAGGTGCGGCACGCCTCGTGGAACGAGCCCTCGTACTACGCGGAGCTGGCGGAGCGGGGGCTGGACTGCGTGAACATCGATCAGCCGCTCTTCAAGGACTCGCTGGCGCCGAGCGCCCGGGCCACGGCGGCGGTGGGCTACGTGCGGGTGCACGGCCGCAATTACAAAGACTGGTTCCGCCAGCGCGCGGCCCCCATCGAGCGCTACGACTACCTGTACTCGGCGCAGGAGTTGGCGCCCTGGGCGGAGCGCACGAAGGAGATCGCCCAGCACCCGCGCGTGCGGGACGTGTACGTCATCACCAACAACCACGCCCGGGGCCAGGGCGTGGCCAATGCCTTGATGCTCCAGGCGATGGTGACGGGACAACGGGTGAAAGCCCCGGAGACGCTGCTGCGGGCCTACCCCGAGGCGCTCGGCCCCTACGTGCGCCCGGAGGCGCCCCGGGAGGCTCCCCCGCCGTGA
- a CDS encoding ATP-binding protein, with the protein MDENTQGLPVHERAVVAEVVTAVLRHNLRNRFSSIRNASYYLMRQAQKTELWKGDPRVQAFFQLIDRELASAEELLSHRGPPALAGLQGRSLLREAVDRAFARVRVPGTLRWERSCEDQTPLEADAEDLTLLTRCLLENALEAMPEGGQLTVRTLEQDAQVILEVSDTGPGIPPEQQAQVFEPFMTTKPGHVGVGLCIVQRLALRSRAWVELRPREPRGTQVRVYFPLGEP; encoded by the coding sequence GTGGACGAGAACACCCAGGGGTTGCCGGTCCATGAGCGCGCCGTGGTGGCCGAGGTGGTCACCGCCGTGCTGCGCCACAACCTGCGCAACCGGTTCTCCAGCATCCGCAACGCCTCGTATTACCTGATGCGCCAGGCGCAGAAGACGGAGCTGTGGAAGGGCGATCCGCGCGTGCAGGCGTTCTTCCAGCTCATCGACCGGGAGCTGGCCTCCGCCGAGGAGCTGCTCTCCCATCGCGGTCCCCCCGCGCTCGCGGGGCTCCAGGGCCGCAGCCTGCTGCGCGAGGCGGTGGATCGCGCCTTCGCGCGGGTGCGGGTGCCGGGCACCTTGCGCTGGGAGCGCTCGTGCGAGGACCAGACGCCCCTGGAGGCGGACGCGGAGGACCTGACGCTGCTCACCCGGTGCCTGCTGGAGAACGCCCTGGAGGCCATGCCCGAGGGCGGACAGCTCACCGTGCGCACGTTGGAGCAGGACGCCCAGGTCATCCTCGAGGTGAGTGACACCGGGCCGGGCATCCCCCCGGAGCAGCAGGCCCAGGTGTTCGAGCCCTTCATGACGACCAAGCCCGGCCATGTGGGGGTGGGGCTGTGCATCGTCCAGCGTCTGGCCCTGCGCAGCCGGGCCTGGGTGGAGCTGCGCCCCCGTGAGCCCCGCGGCACCCAGGTCCGGGTCTATTTCCCCCTCGGGGAGCCATGA
- a CDS encoding response regulator: MSAASILVVDDEESLRITLAANLELEGHLVLEASSGDEALRLLRERAVDVVLTDIRMPGLHGVELHRHLRREHPGLPVVLMTAFAQESLINDALAEGAFTVLPKPFDVEHLLETLRRAARAPGVLVVDDTEEVAEATVEGLRLCGLSAQAVYDGDAAIERVRSGRFDVCVVDLVMPGMSGTEMVERVRGAGFPLGVIAVSGHDVPQMMREVAALGDVACMRKPISIRELAQTIARTRGRPWGRS, encoded by the coding sequence GTGAGCGCAGCGAGCATCCTGGTGGTGGACGATGAAGAGTCCCTGCGAATTACCCTGGCGGCCAACCTGGAGCTGGAGGGGCACCTGGTGCTGGAGGCCTCCAGCGGCGATGAGGCCCTGCGGCTTCTGCGCGAGCGGGCCGTGGACGTGGTGCTGACGGACATCCGCATGCCGGGGCTGCATGGGGTGGAACTCCACCGCCACCTGCGGCGCGAGCACCCCGGGCTGCCGGTGGTGCTGATGACGGCCTTCGCCCAGGAGAGCTTGATCAACGACGCGCTCGCCGAGGGCGCCTTCACCGTGCTGCCCAAGCCCTTCGACGTGGAGCACCTGCTGGAGACCTTGCGGCGCGCGGCACGGGCCCCCGGGGTGCTGGTGGTGGACGACACGGAGGAGGTGGCGGAGGCCACGGTGGAGGGGCTGCGCCTGTGCGGCCTGAGCGCCCAGGCCGTGTACGACGGGGATGCCGCCATCGAGCGGGTGCGCTCGGGGCGCTTCGATGTCTGCGTGGTGGACCTGGTGATGCCCGGGATGAGTGGCACGGAGATGGTGGAGCGGGTGCGGGGGGCAGGCTTCCCCCTGGGGGTCATCGCCGTCTCCGGGCATGACGTGCCTCAGATGATGCGGGAGGTGGCCGCGCTCGGCGACGTGGCTTGCATGCGCAAGCCCATCTCCATTCGTGAATTGGCCCAGACCATTGCCCGGACGCGCGGCCGGCCGTGGGGAAGGAGCTGA